From the genome of Hyperolius riggenbachi isolate aHypRig1 chromosome 9, aHypRig1.pri, whole genome shotgun sequence, one region includes:
- the LOC137533469 gene encoding olfactory receptor-like protein OLF1 → MEQNQTLVRYFILLGLSDNPRLQVVFFTLFLLVYMATLSGNLLLITIVRLYSRLQTPMYFFLSNLSVIDICFSTTIVPKLLVNTISQDKSISFLGCAAQMYFHLAFGATECLLLPTMAYDRYNAICNPLKYTTIMNQKVCLCFAAACWIVSFLASIMHAVLTFQLPYCKSNYVNHFFCEMPPLFRLSCKDTWMNEVVMRICSVIFALFSLFLTCLSYFYILSMVVQIRCTQGQYKVFSTCASHITVVTLYYSTVMSMYMRPHSSYSPVLDWVISILYTVVIPMLNPIIYSVRNKDIREALPKAVRQIQLRRILQE, encoded by the coding sequence ATGGAGCAAAACCAAACACTTGTAAGATATTTCATACTTCTTGGACTGTCAGATAACCCCAGGCTACAGGTTGTCTTTTTCACGCTCTTTCTGCTTGTGTACATGGCGACTTTGTCTGGAAATCTTCTCTTGATCACCATTGTGAGGCTCTATTCTCGGCTACAGACCCCTATGTACTTTTTCTTAAGTAATCTCTCTGTCATTGATATTTGCTTCTCAACAACCATAGTGCCCAAGTTACTTGTAAATACAATTTCTCAAGACAAAAGTATCTCGTTTTTGGGATGCGCAGCCCAGATGTACTTCCATTTGGCTTTTGGCGCTACAGAATGCTTGTTACTGCCTACCATGGCCTACGACAGATATAATGCCATCTGTAACCCATTAAAATACACAACCATTATGAATCAAAAAGTTTGTCTATGCTTCGCTGCTGCATGTTGGATTGTAAGCTTTTTAGCTTCTATAATGCATGCTGTTTTGACGTTTCAGCTGCCTTATTGCAAATCAAATTACGTCAACCATTTCTTTTGTGAAATGCCCCCACTATTCCGACTTTCCTGCAAAGACACCTGGATGAATGAAGTTGTGATGCGCATctgcagtgtcatttttgctcttTTCTCCCTCTTCTTGACATGCTTATCTTACTTCTACATACTTTCTATGGTTGTACAGATTCGATGCACCCAAGGACAGTACAAGGTGTTCTCTACTTGTGCCTCTCACATTACTGTTGTAACTCTCTATTACAGTACTGTTATGTCCATGTATATGCGTCCTCACTCCAGCTACTCTCCCGTTCTGGACTGGGTGATCTCCATACTCTATACTGTGGTGATACCAATGTTAAATCCTATTATCTATAGTGTAAGAAATAAGGACATTCGGGAGGCCTTACCAAAGGCGGTTAGGCAAATCCAATTAAGAAGAATTCTTCAAGAATGA